The segment GTATCGAATACTCTGCGCGCGTGTCACCCAGCGGGCCGAAAGGGCTTTCCTTCCATGTTTCGCCGCCGTCAGTGGTTTTAAAGGAAGTTTTTCCCACATCAGCCGGATCGCCGCCGCCTCTTTCGAATTCGTCTGCGCGTGATAAATACAACACCCAGCCCTCTTTTTCGCTTTTTGCCTGGGGACAGGAAAGAGTAAAGACATTTTCTCCTTTTTTCAACCACTGGGCCGGAAACTCTCCCCACAGATAATTCTGATAATAGGAGGAGACGTTCCATGTTTTCATGGTGGTTTCCTTGCCGTTCACATTGATAGTCAGGGGATAATTGCCCTGTTTATGGTTGTAAACGACCAGGTACGCGGCACGGGTCCGGGGATCCTGAATGGTCAGTACTTTCCTTGCCATGACATGCCCCCAGATGACATCACGGTCAACACCTTTTTCACTGCTTCCGGCGCCAGGGGAGTCATTTTCCACAAGATCCATATCGAACAGCATGACCTCTTTGTTTTCGTTCTTCATGAGCATGTGCATAAAGCCGGTATCGTAAACCTTTTCGGCATCGGCCTCCCATGTTACAACCGTCGCCGGTGGCGCGGCGGCAAATGAATCCGCAGGAATGAAAAAAAGAGCCAACAATGCAATTACCTGGAGTATTGTATTCCAAAGGTTCTTGTTATGAATTGCGAAACGTTTCATGAATAACCCCCCGCCTTTGATGAGAATTGTCAATACAGATTATTCCAGCTTTTTATCCGGATTTTTCCCATGTCAAAATCATGAGCAGTCAATATTCTCCAAAAACTTAGAAGCCTTGTGAAAAATCCCGTTTGTGTGGATAAAAGCTGTCAAGGGTTGGCACGAAGTGCCGATTTACATGCCCTTGACAGCACCGAAATAACACATTTCATCATGGGGCTTGTGAAAAATATACTTTTTCATAGCCCCCTTAGTGATAGGCAAATATTACCTTTCAATAATTCTATCGCAAGTATTTTGTTTTTGAAACACCATCCCGCTTGTCTGAAATGTTTTATACTGTATTATTTTTTGTCTTGCTTCTTTGCCGAAAACGATTACCATATTTACAAATCGCATATTACAGCACAACATATCCTGAGGGAGGGATCATGAAACGTTTACTGGCAGTTATTATGCTCGCATTTTTAGCGGCCGGATTACTTGCGCCGTCGCAGCAGTGTATCGCGCAGGCATCGGGACAGAACATATTCGGGGAAACCGAACAGCAGCGAGAAGCCCGTATGGCATGGTGGACGGATGCCCGGTTCGGCATGTTCATTCACTGGGGGCTTTATGCGCTCCCCGCCCGTCACGAATGGGTCAAAAACGTTGAACGTATTCCGGACGAAGAGTATCAGAAGTACTTCGAGCTTTTCAATCCCGACCTGTATGATCCTGTTGAATGGGCGCGCGCCGCAAAAAAAGCGGGCATGAAATATGTGGTCATCACCTCGAAACATCATGAGGGTTTCTGCCTGTTCGATTCAAAGTACACCGATTACAAAGCGACCAACACACCCTACGGCAAAGATCTGCTGAAACCCTTTGTCAAAGCGTTCCGTGACGAGGGCCTTAAGGTCGGTTTCTACTATTCCCTTATCGACTGGCACCATCCCGAATTTCCTGTCGACCGTATTCACCCCATGCGTGACAACAAGGAGTTCAGGGAAAAGGAAAAAAACCGTGACATCACCAAGTATCAGGAATACCTGCAAAATCAGGTGCGCGAAATCCTGACCATGTACGGCAAGATCGACTGCCTTTTCCTCGATTTCTCGTATCCGGGCGAGGACGGAAAGGGCAGGGATGACTGGCAGTCGGTGAAACTGCTCAAGATGATCCGCGAGATTCAGCCCGACATCATCGTGAATGACCGTCTCGACCTGCTCGATGTGCCGGGCGGCTGGGATTACAGGACGCCCGAACAGTTCAAACCCCGCGAATGGATCAAGATGGACGGCAAACGTGTGCCCTGGGAAACCTGCCAGACCTTTTCCGGCTCATGGGGCTACTACCGTGACGAAGCAACCTGGAAAAGTGTAAACCAGCTGCTCGAACTCCTGATCGATACGGTCAGCAAAGGGGGCAATCTGCTGCTCAATGTCGGCCCGACTGCGCGCGGTACGTTCGACAACCGGGCATACGACCGTCTGGACGGCATCGGCGAATGGATGAGGGTGAACGGCCGCTCGATCTACGGCTGCACCCAGGCGCCGGATGAGTTCCAAAAGCCGGATAACTGCCTGCTGACCTATAATCCGAAAACGAACCGCCTGTATGTCCATATCCTCGACTGGCCCATGGGCAAACTGCATCTCGACGGGTACGCCGGGAAAGTCAAGTACGCCCAGCTTCTGCATGATGCATCCGAGGTCAAATTCCAGGGCATACATGAGTGGCAGGCATCGGTGGAAAAAACAGGGAGTCAGACGCTGACGCTCGATCTGCCGATTGTCAAGCCCGATGTGGCGATTCCGGTTGTCGAGTTGTTTTTGAAGTAGGGAAAAACTGTCTGATCTATAAATAATCATGAATTGAAACCTTTGAAAAAATAAAAAGATCATACTCGTGTTGATCATCAGTCCCCTTATTCCCTGTTTGGAATAAGGGTTAGAGATAAGTGCAATTTACTGTATTTCATAGAATTATTACCCTCACCCCCGGTCCCTCTCCCGTAAACAGGAGAGGGAAGAAAAGCATTAAAACAGGCATTCGAGCATATTGCTGATAATTACTTCAAAGGTTTCGAATTATAATAGAACACGGATTTACGCGGATCGGACGGATTTACGCGGATTTGTATATTATATATCTTTGTGCCTTTGTGTCTTTGTGGTTAAATATATTCTTATAAATAATCCGGATTATACCACTATCTGTATAAAGCCGTATGTCGATCGTACGTATCCGCTTGATCGGCAAACTCTGAATTCGCCGAATTTAGTATACGCCGAAGCACGTATACTATAAACCGGTTATTCCTGTGATTGAATTATATTGATAATGACAATAGTGTATTCATCCGTTGAATCGGGCCGGTCACTCGACGGCACAAGGAGGCATACGTGTCAATAACGTCAAAAACAACCCGCCGCACCATGCTGAAGGCGGGTCTTGCATCGGCGGCATCGGCCGCTGTCGCCGTTCCCGGGGCTCATGCGGCTCTGCCGAAGGATATAAAGCCCAAAGCTGCGGGCGAAACCCGGGTGATATTCCTGGGCGGCGATGTGCTCCACAATTTCATGGCGCAGGAGCCCGCGATCCGGGGAATCTGCGAAAAAGCGGGCTGGAAGGTATTTTCGGTGCATGACGCCCGGTATGTAACGCCGGAACTGGTCGGCACCGCGGACCTGCTTGTCATCCAGCGCTGGATGGGTTCCCTCCCCGGATGGGTTCCGGGTCCAATCTACGAAAAAGCCCCTGAGGAGGACGGCTACATGAGCGATGCGCTCACCGATGCCATCTCAGACAATGTCCGTAACCGCGGCATGGGATTCATGAGCCTCCACTGCACGGTCTGGTCGTTCCGGAAACCGAAGTTCATGGAGCTGCTCGGAGTCAATCCTATCATTCACGGCCCCCTGCAGACTGTTAAACTTCACAATTTCAACCAGAGCCATCCAATCACGCAGGGAATGAAGGATTTTGAAATACCCATCGATGAAAACTTCGGTGCCGAGGTGGTGCGGAAAGATGTCGTGCCGCTCTACGAGACGACCGGGATGATCGACAAACGTCACGATATCGGCGGATGGTGCCTCGAACAGGGGAAAGGACGCGTTGTCGGATTCCTCGCCGGTCACACCTATTTCGCTTACGAGGACCCGAATTATCTTCCCCTCCTGTGGCGCGGCGCTCACTGGGCGCTGAAACGCGACATTCCGCCTTATAAGTAATTTCAAAACATACCGGACAGGAGTTTCAAACCATACGAGGAGTCATCCATGAATAAATCGGATACCATAGCAGGAATCACCATGATAACCATACCGGCGGGGAGTTTTCTGATGGGGCATGTGTACAAATATGACCCGTCCCTCCCCGACACGGTCAACGCCTATTACCCGGACGAGCAGCCTGTACGGAAGATCGCTCTCAGGACGTTCCGGCTTGCCCGGACGCCGGTAACGCAGGAACAGTA is part of the bacterium genome and harbors:
- a CDS encoding alpha-L-fucosidase, producing the protein MKRLLAVIMLAFLAAGLLAPSQQCIAQASGQNIFGETEQQREARMAWWTDARFGMFIHWGLYALPARHEWVKNVERIPDEEYQKYFELFNPDLYDPVEWARAAKKAGMKYVVITSKHHEGFCLFDSKYTDYKATNTPYGKDLLKPFVKAFRDEGLKVGFYYSLIDWHHPEFPVDRIHPMRDNKEFREKEKNRDITKYQEYLQNQVREILTMYGKIDCLFLDFSYPGEDGKGRDDWQSVKLLKMIREIQPDIIVNDRLDLLDVPGGWDYRTPEQFKPREWIKMDGKRVPWETCQTFSGSWGYYRDEATWKSVNQLLELLIDTVSKGGNLLLNVGPTARGTFDNRAYDRLDGIGEWMRVNGRSIYGCTQAPDEFQKPDNCLLTYNPKTNRLYVHILDWPMGKLHLDGYAGKVKYAQLLHDASEVKFQGIHEWQASVEKTGSQTLTLDLPIVKPDVAIPVVELFLK
- a CDS encoding ThuA domain-containing protein gives rise to the protein MSITSKTTRRTMLKAGLASAASAAVAVPGAHAALPKDIKPKAAGETRVIFLGGDVLHNFMAQEPAIRGICEKAGWKVFSVHDARYVTPELVGTADLLVIQRWMGSLPGWVPGPIYEKAPEEDGYMSDALTDAISDNVRNRGMGFMSLHCTVWSFRKPKFMELLGVNPIIHGPLQTVKLHNFNQSHPITQGMKDFEIPIDENFGAEVVRKDVVPLYETTGMIDKRHDIGGWCLEQGKGRVVGFLAGHTYFAYEDPNYLPLLWRGAHWALKRDIPPYK